ATCCTCCAGGGCATAGGACAGGCGGCGATAGGCATCCGGACAGCGTTAACCGGGGAGGCGCCGTTAGATTCCAATAAACGTGCCGAACTCGTAGCTCAAGCCGCGCAAATCGAGAGTCAATTAATCCTCGCTCAAATCGCAGTCAATAAAGCGGAAGCCGAGAGTCCGTCGATATTCAAGGGCGGCTGGAGGCCCGCAGTTGGCTGGGTCTGCGTAACTGGGCTCGTCTATTCGTTTTTTCTACAACCATTACTCCCCTGGACGGTGGGTGTGCTGCATTCCACGCCGGTTGCTCCATTACCAACACTGGATACGT
The sequence above is a segment of the Dehalococcoidales bacterium genome. Coding sequences within it:
- a CDS encoding 3TM-type holin; amino-acid sequence: MSIVSDLMGGGASGILQGIGQAAIGIRTALTGEAPLDSNKRAELVAQAAQIESQLILAQIAVNKAEAESPSIFKGGWRPAVGWVCVTGLVYSFFLQPLLPWTVGVLHSTPVAPLPTLDTSTLMTLLLGMLGLGGMRTFEKGRGV